The proteins below come from a single Pedobacter aquae genomic window:
- a CDS encoding ACP phosphodiesterase has translation MNFLSHYYFDRYNTNSYEVLGSILPDLLKNADKSSNIFPEKDQDKFKQPHEIAILKGWKKHLDVDKLFHNASFFLEHQHQLKLKIKETLKDTPIKPFFAGHIAIELILDHLLLKHQKIDAAKLYFHLNAVSKNHITDFLNLNNAPEQEKFFKFFELFKKEQYLKSYIDVANISYALKRIFMRVWPNPLHPEQENKLTQVLIDYIFDIEEKFIIIFDEIERQLLDD, from the coding sequence ATGAATTTCCTTTCGCACTATTATTTTGACCGTTACAATACCAATTCTTATGAAGTTTTAGGGAGCATTTTGCCCGATTTATTAAAGAATGCAGATAAAAGCAGTAACATCTTTCCAGAAAAAGACCAAGACAAATTTAAACAGCCACATGAAATAGCCATTTTAAAAGGGTGGAAAAAACATCTTGATGTAGATAAGCTATTTCATAATGCCAGCTTTTTTCTAGAACATCAGCATCAACTTAAGTTAAAAATAAAAGAAACATTAAAAGATACGCCTATAAAACCATTTTTTGCAGGTCATATCGCCATAGAACTAATTTTAGACCACTTGCTATTGAAACATCAAAAAATAGATGCTGCAAAACTTTATTTCCATTTAAATGCTGTATCTAAAAATCATATAACAGATTTTTTAAACCTCAACAATGCACCAGAACAAGAGAAATTTTTTAAATTTTTTGAGCTATTTAAGAAAGAGCAATACCTTAAAAGTTATATAGATGTTGCAAATATTAGTTATGCTTTGAAAAGGATTTTCATGCGGGTATGGCCTAACCCACTTCATCCCGAGCAAGAAAATAAACTTACCCAAGTTTTAATTGATTATATTTTTGATATCGAAGAAAAATTTATAATTATATTTGACGAGATAGAACGGCAATTACTGGATGACTAA
- a CDS encoding putative type IX sorting system protein PorV2, whose protein sequence is MTKRFLILLLTIPFFAQAQTRKYSNEFLQIGIGSRAFGMSGSVASSANDVTAGYWNPAGLTRMRTNAQASLMHSSYFAGIAKYDYAGFATFVADNTAVVGVSVIRFGVDDIPDTSELISADGSINYDRVRSFSAADYAFMFSYARNHRGRQSDENGLSYGANVKVIHRKVGEYGKSWGFGFDVGAQYKLNNFIFSAVGRDITTTFNAWSYNPDKFGSVYTATGNDIPQNSTETTLPRIVLGAAYYKAFGDKFGLTTETNLNLTTDGQRNVLLSADPVSIDPTIGLEADFKKTVYLRSGIGNIQKISDFEGKQTYSIQPNIGLGIRIKNFSIDYALTNVGNQSDALYSNVFSLRLDFER, encoded by the coding sequence ATGACTAAACGCTTCTTAATCTTACTTTTAACGATACCATTTTTTGCACAAGCCCAAACTAGAAAATATTCTAATGAATTTTTACAGATTGGTATTGGCTCTAGAGCGTTTGGTATGTCTGGCTCGGTAGCTTCATCTGCAAATGATGTAACAGCAGGCTATTGGAACCCTGCCGGCCTAACCAGAATGAGAACCAATGCGCAAGCCAGTTTAATGCACTCTTCTTACTTTGCCGGAATTGCCAAGTATGACTATGCAGGCTTTGCAACTTTTGTTGCCGATAATACTGCTGTTGTAGGCGTATCTGTCATAAGATTTGGTGTAGATGATATTCCTGATACTTCAGAATTAATAAGCGCCGATGGTAGCATCAATTACGATAGGGTACGTTCTTTCTCTGCGGCAGATTATGCTTTTATGTTTAGCTATGCCCGCAACCACAGAGGAAGACAAAGCGATGAAAACGGCCTTAGCTATGGTGCTAATGTAAAAGTTATCCATAGAAAGGTTGGGGAATACGGAAAATCTTGGGGTTTTGGCTTTGATGTTGGCGCTCAATACAAATTAAATAACTTCATTTTTTCTGCCGTTGGCAGAGATATTACCACCACTTTTAATGCTTGGAGCTACAATCCAGATAAATTTGGAAGTGTATATACCGCAACGGGAAATGATATTCCGCAAAACTCTACCGAAACTACCTTACCCAGAATTGTTTTAGGCGCCGCCTATTATAAAGCTTTTGGAGATAAATTTGGATTGACTACAGAGACCAATCTTAATTTAACTACAGATGGGCAAAGAAATGTACTGCTCTCTGCCGACCCAGTAAGTATAGACCCAACCATTGGCCTAGAAGCCGATTTTAAAAAAACCGTTTACCTTAGAAGTGGCATTGGAAATATCCAAAAAATTAGCGATTTTGAAGGCAAACAAACCTATAGCATACAACCAAATATTGGTTTAGGTATTAGAATTAAGAATTTTTCTATTGATTATGCTTTAACCAATGTAGGCAACCAAAGCGACGCACTTTACAGCAATGTTTTTTCTTTACGTTTAGATTTCGAGAGATAA